In the Aquipuribacter hungaricus genome, one interval contains:
- a CDS encoding DUF998 domain-containing protein, with amino-acid sequence MDRRYAGAIAWVLSAVVLPVQLVVALRWPEGYSVTANAISDLGVTECGQFDEGGGEQRRPVCSPWHGLFNTALVVSGLLVALGAALLHRWWPGRSGHAGTTLLVIAGGLVAVVGLAPWDTHPALHDMAALGQAAAQWLAMGLLAAAAGAGAFRRVTMGALVLSVAGFAAFVAGIEGAEVPIVGLGGAERLSFDTLTLWTAGAGVFVLARRHGHVPDPAPRPIGARDA; translated from the coding sequence ATGGATCGACGGTACGCCGGGGCCATCGCCTGGGTGCTGAGCGCCGTGGTGCTGCCCGTGCAGCTGGTGGTGGCGCTGCGGTGGCCGGAGGGCTACTCGGTGACCGCCAACGCCATCAGCGATCTCGGTGTCACCGAGTGCGGGCAGTTCGACGAGGGCGGCGGCGAGCAGCGACGTCCGGTCTGCTCCCCGTGGCACGGGCTCTTCAACACCGCCCTGGTCGTCTCCGGGCTGCTGGTCGCACTCGGTGCCGCCCTGCTGCACCGCTGGTGGCCCGGGCGGTCCGGACACGCAGGCACCACCCTCCTGGTGATCGCCGGGGGGCTCGTCGCTGTCGTCGGCCTGGCGCCGTGGGACACCCACCCCGCCCTCCACGACATGGCCGCACTCGGACAGGCCGCCGCCCAGTGGCTGGCCATGGGCCTGCTCGCCGCAGCGGCCGGCGCCGGCGCGTTCCGCCGCGTCACCATGGGTGCACTCGTGCTCTCGGTAGCCGGGTTCGCCGCGTTCGTGGCCGGGATCGAGGGTGCTGAGGTGCCCATCGTGGGGTTGGGCGGAGCCGAGCGGCTCTCCTTCGACACCCTCACCCTCTGGACGGCCGGTGCCGGTGTCTTCGTGCTCGCCCGAAGACACGGCCACGTCCCAGACCCGGCACCACGACCGATCGGAGCGCGAGATGCCTGA
- a CDS encoding DUF5708 family protein, with amino-acid sequence MPEQSRPRLAIGIGVGLVVLGAVLALAFADVETPVIGLRQAGVVLIVIGAIDIVAVLAARKR; translated from the coding sequence ATGCCTGAACAGTCCCGACCACGCCTGGCCATCGGTATTGGTGTCGGCCTCGTCGTACTCGGCGCGGTGCTGGCCCTGGCGTTCGCCGACGTGGAGACCCCTGTGATCGGGCTACGCCAAGCCGGCGTGGTCCTGATCGTCATCGGCGCCATCGACATCGTCGCGGTGCTCGCAGCCCGGAAGCGCTGA
- a CDS encoding methyl-accepting chemotaxis protein, with translation MSITAADRHEGLAVERSRRRGSRLLSWSLPVKIGAQVAVTGLAFGVILVSNTVINAQRTEANAAQRQATSVVEHVLGLEVASQEVSQAVLLSVVDPAASASRYEEALAHHTEAVEATMSDGEAAQNEQLDTQLAGLAEQDEAFLVEADRFVALAGSEPAAAAAEVDTISVSQQAYTDYLGELESTLKEREAAATQAATAAGALAATVLWISSTVGLLLAGVAAFVLYRTTGPALLSTVRALETLAAGDLRVNAELGRTDEVGRIGTAVDALAVSLRTSLGQVQAGAGQLFSSAEQLNSGASEVAAAADESSQQANVVAAAAEQVTRNVQTVAAGVEEMGQSIREIAHNAQEAAHVAGDAVTVAGDANTIVTRLSESSQLIGEVVRVITTIAEQTNLLALNATIEAARAGEAGKGFAVVATEVKELASQTSKATDDIGKRVAAIQADSGDVVGAIDTIQTTIGRIHDIQTTIASAVEEQTAVTAEMGRSLAEAAAGSAEIGAGITAVAAAAEQSSAQAQTSAEYTRGLTSLSQELNSTVARFTL, from the coding sequence ATGAGCATCACCGCCGCCGACCGTCACGAGGGTCTTGCTGTCGAGCGGTCCCGCCGTCGCGGATCCCGCCTGCTGAGCTGGTCGTTGCCGGTGAAGATCGGCGCGCAGGTCGCGGTGACCGGGCTGGCGTTCGGGGTGATCCTGGTCAGCAACACGGTCATCAACGCGCAGCGGACCGAGGCCAACGCCGCCCAGCGGCAGGCCACCTCGGTGGTGGAGCACGTCCTGGGGCTGGAGGTCGCCAGCCAAGAGGTCAGCCAGGCCGTTCTGCTAAGCGTGGTCGACCCGGCTGCTTCCGCGTCGCGGTACGAAGAGGCACTGGCCCACCACACCGAGGCTGTTGAGGCGACGATGTCCGACGGTGAGGCCGCGCAGAACGAGCAGCTGGACACTCAGCTCGCGGGTCTGGCTGAGCAGGACGAGGCCTTCTTGGTCGAGGCCGACCGGTTCGTCGCCCTCGCCGGCAGCGAGCCCGCTGCCGCCGCCGCCGAGGTCGACACCATCAGCGTGTCACAGCAGGCCTACACCGACTACCTGGGTGAGCTGGAGTCCACCTTGAAGGAACGTGAGGCCGCCGCCACGCAGGCCGCCACCGCCGCCGGAGCGCTGGCCGCAACCGTGCTGTGGATCTCCTCAACCGTCGGGCTGCTGCTGGCCGGGGTGGCGGCGTTCGTGCTGTACCGCACCACCGGCCCGGCCCTGCTGAGCACCGTCCGCGCGCTGGAGACCCTCGCCGCCGGTGACCTACGGGTCAACGCCGAGCTCGGCCGCACCGACGAGGTCGGCCGGATCGGCACCGCCGTCGACGCCCTCGCGGTGAGCCTGCGCACCTCGCTGGGTCAGGTACAGGCCGGCGCCGGGCAGCTGTTCTCCTCCGCCGAGCAGCTCAACTCCGGTGCGAGCGAGGTCGCCGCCGCCGCGGACGAGTCCAGCCAGCAGGCCAACGTCGTGGCCGCGGCCGCGGAGCAGGTCACCCGCAACGTGCAGACCGTCGCCGCGGGTGTGGAGGAGATGGGCCAGTCCATCCGCGAGATCGCCCACAACGCCCAAGAGGCCGCTCACGTGGCCGGAGACGCCGTCACCGTGGCCGGTGACGCGAACACCATCGTCACCCGCCTCAGCGAGTCCAGCCAGCTCATCGGCGAGGTCGTCCGCGTCATCACCACCATCGCCGAGCAGACCAACCTGCTGGCCCTCAACGCCACCATCGAGGCCGCCCGCGCCGGAGAGGCCGGCAAGGGCTTCGCCGTGGTCGCCACCGAAGTCAAGGAACTCGCCTCCCAGACCAGCAAGGCCACCGACGACATCGGCAAGCGGGTCGCGGCGATCCAGGCCGACTCCGGTGACGTCGTCGGCGCCATCGACACCATCCAGACCACGATCGGGCGCATCCACGACATCCAGACCACCATCGCCTCCGCGGTGGAGGAACAGACCGCCGTCACCGCCGAGATGGGCCGCTCCCTGGCCGAAGCCGCCGCCGGCTCCGCCGAGATCGGCGCCGGCATCACCGCCGTCGCTGCCGCTGCCGAACAGTCCTCCGCCCAGGCCCAGACCAGCGCGGAGTACACCCGCGGCCTGACCAGCCTCAGCCAGGAACTGAACAGCACCGTGGCCCGGTTCACCCTGTGA
- a CDS encoding TetR/AcrR family transcriptional regulator, whose product MTTLPGSPYERMAVKIVGRGPGDKPSRRERGERLVMDAVVRVLVRDGLDGLSVRRVATEAGVSIGAVQHHFRTKDALLVAAADHVTTQFKTRAEQRTREAMDQQGATAAFLAFCLLLANAADDDVAPSVVWLWYAAKATQQGPVAHAFATGWSETEQFLRRWIEKLFPDREADLEAAHLLAVLDGLAIARAAEPARMPAARADGIVRRHVAQLATS is encoded by the coding sequence ATGACCACCCTCCCAGGCTCGCCATACGAGCGTATGGCGGTGAAGATAGTGGGCCGGGGTCCCGGGGACAAGCCGTCCCGCCGCGAGCGTGGTGAACGGCTGGTGATGGACGCGGTCGTGCGAGTGCTGGTCCGCGACGGACTCGACGGCCTGTCCGTACGGCGGGTGGCCACTGAGGCGGGGGTGTCGATCGGGGCGGTCCAGCACCACTTCCGCACCAAGGACGCACTGCTAGTCGCGGCCGCCGACCACGTGACGACGCAGTTCAAGACCCGGGCCGAGCAGCGCACCCGCGAGGCCATGGACCAGCAGGGTGCGACGGCTGCCTTCCTCGCCTTCTGCCTGCTCCTGGCCAACGCCGCAGACGACGACGTCGCGCCCTCGGTCGTCTGGCTGTGGTACGCCGCGAAGGCCACCCAGCAGGGTCCTGTCGCCCACGCCTTCGCCACCGGATGGTCAGAGACCGAGCAGTTCCTGCGCAGATGGATCGAGAAGCTGTTCCCCGACCGTGAGGCCGATCTCGAGGCCGCACACCTGCTCGCCGTCCTCGACGGTCTCGCCATCGCCCGTGCCGCTGAACCCGCACGAATGCCGGCAGCCCGCGCCGACGGCATCGTCCGGCGTCACGTCGCCCAACTCGCCACATCCTGA
- a CDS encoding EAL domain-containing protein → MAQPIVDLATGEVAGYEALARLPAAWGVAPDVFFAEAHRVGCSAQVQALVCAAVVDLLPSLPVDTFLTCNVDPSDLATEEAIAPLLEQHSLSRLVVEVTEHAWPEDPAPVDAALRRLRAKGALVAADDVGAGYAGLNQLMRLRPDLVKVDRALVENLGTDPAAELLVKVLGELCSHLDAWVVVEGVETQTQLAALARLGVPLGQGWLLGRPAPPWAPSAAVDLVRRRAAMAVVEETITPLLDTSTVPHVRDAVGRWWLLAAEGAQPAMTMAPSTSVVEAAARAVARPPDQRWTPVLVTSRTGDVIGHVNVEALVLALTRTARP, encoded by the coding sequence GTGGCGCAGCCGATCGTGGACCTCGCCACGGGTGAGGTGGCCGGGTATGAGGCGTTGGCCCGGCTGCCCGCGGCGTGGGGTGTCGCGCCGGACGTCTTCTTCGCCGAGGCCCACCGGGTGGGGTGTTCCGCGCAGGTGCAGGCGTTGGTGTGCGCGGCGGTGGTGGACCTGCTGCCGTCTCTGCCGGTGGACACGTTCCTCACCTGCAACGTGGACCCCAGCGACCTGGCCACCGAGGAGGCCATCGCCCCGCTGCTGGAGCAGCACTCGTTGTCGCGGCTGGTGGTGGAGGTCACCGAGCACGCTTGGCCTGAGGACCCGGCCCCGGTCGACGCGGCCTTGCGGCGGCTGCGTGCCAAGGGGGCGTTGGTCGCGGCCGACGACGTCGGGGCGGGCTATGCCGGGCTGAACCAGCTGATGCGGTTGCGGCCGGACCTGGTCAAGGTCGACCGCGCCTTGGTGGAGAACCTGGGCACCGACCCGGCCGCGGAGCTGCTGGTCAAGGTGCTCGGTGAGCTGTGCAGCCACCTGGATGCATGGGTAGTCGTGGAGGGCGTGGAGACCCAGACCCAGCTGGCGGCACTGGCCCGCCTCGGGGTCCCGCTCGGGCAGGGCTGGCTGCTCGGGCGACCTGCGCCGCCCTGGGCGCCCTCGGCGGCCGTCGACCTGGTCCGTCGCCGGGCGGCGATGGCGGTCGTGGAGGAGACCATCACCCCGCTGCTGGACACGAGCACCGTGCCGCACGTGCGTGACGCCGTCGGCCGGTGGTGGCTGCTGGCCGCCGAGGGCGCGCAGCCCGCGATGACCATGGCCCCGTCGACGTCGGTCGTCGAGGCTGCGGCCCGCGCGGTGGCCCGCCCGCCGGATCAGCGCTGGACCCCCGTGCTGGTGACCTCCCGTACCGGTGACGTCATCGGCCACGTCAACGTCGAGGCCCTTGTGCTGGCCCTGACCCGCACCGCCCGCCCCTGA
- a CDS encoding glyoxalase superfamily protein, translating into MSEHHGDGTPGSVVWVPVDDLPVLHAELGQRRHAGLRPGIDRRAPGGPTMDVTDPFGNVLRLCQANR; encoded by the coding sequence CTGTCAGAGCATCACGGCGACGGCACACCGGGTTCGGTCGTCTGGGTCCCGGTGGACGACCTCCCGGTTCTCCATGCCGAGCTCGGGCAACGTCGGCACGCTGGCCTGCGACCCGGGATCGACCGCAGGGCACCGGGTGGCCCGACCATGGACGTCACCGACCCGTTCGGCAACGTGCTGCGCCTCT